The DNA segment GTCAAGAGACGCTAGAACCCGTTTACAAAGAAATTATACGTCTCATATATCGTGAAGAGATTCCTAAATGAACAAATTTCAAATCGTAAATTTTTTAGGTTTAGCAATGCGTGCAAGAAAAGTGAAGACAGGTCAATCCGTCATATTAAATGACTTAAAGAAGAATAAATTAAAACTTGTCATTATTGCTACAGATGCTTCTGTCAATTCAACTAAAACCATTACAGATAAATGTGAAAGTTATGGCGTACCTTTGCGTGTTTTTGGAACGAGAATAGAATTAGGCCAAGCTTTAGGCAAGGAAGAACGTGTGAATATAGGAATCACTGATGATGGTTTTTCAAAGAAACTGATATCAATGATAGATGAATATCGTAAGGAGTGACTATATGAGTAAAAAAAGAATTTACGAATATGCAAAAGAATTAAATTTAAAGAGTAAAGAAATTATTGACGAACTTAAAAAAATGGACGTTGAAGTTTCTAACCATATGCAAGCTTTAGAAGATGATCAAATTAAAGCATTAGACAAAAAATATAAATCAAATGAACAAAAATCATCTGAACAACCATCTAAACAAAACAACCAAAATAAACAACAAGCAAATTCAAATAAACCTAAACAAAAAGGTAATCAAAATAAAAAGAATAATAAACAAAATAATAAGAACAACAAAAAGAATAATAAAAACAACAAAGGTAATAAACCACAAGAGTCAGAAGAACCAAAAGAAATGCCATCTAAAATTACGTACCAAGAAGGCATCACAGTAGGTGAACTTTCTGAAAAATTAAATGTTGATTCATCTGAAATCATTAAAAAATTATTTATGCTAGGCATAATGGCTAATATTAACCAATCTCTTGATGAAGAATCATTAGAACTCATCGTTGATGACTATGGCGTTGAAATGGAAAAAGAAGTTGTTGTCGATGAACAAGATTTATCAGTTTATTTCGATGACGAGGACGATGAAGAAAACACAGTAGAACGTCCAGCAGTAGTTACTATCATGGGACACGTTGACCATGGTAAAACAACTTTACTTGATTCAATCCGCCATACAAAAGTAACAGCCGGTGAAGCAGGTGGTATCACACAACATATCGGTGCTTACCAAATTGAAAATGACGGCAAAAAAATCACATTCCTTGATACACCAGGTCACGCAGCATTTACAACAATGCGTGCCAGAGGTGCCCAAGTCACAGATATTACAATCTTAGTTGTTGCGGCCGATGACGGTGTTATGCCTCAAACAATTGAAGCGATTAACCATGCTAAAGAAGCAGATGTGCCTACAATCGTAGCAGTAAACAAAATCGATAAACCAACATCAAACCCTGACAGAGTGATGCAAGAACTTACTGAACACGGTTTAATCCCAGAAGATTGGGGCGGCGACACAATCTTTGTTCCGCTTTCTGCATTAAGTGGTGAAGGTATCGACGATTTACTTGAAATGATTGTATTAACTTCTGAAATTTCAGAGTTAAAAGCTAATCCAAGTAAACATGCTGTTGGTACAGTGATAGAAGCAGAATTAGATAAATCACGTGGACCAGCTGCGTCATTACTCGTTCAAAACGGTACATTAAATGTTGGTGACTCACTAGTAGTCGGTAATACTTATGGCCGTATTCGTGCAATGGTTAATGATTTAGGTCAGCGTATTAAATCAGCAGGCCCATCAACACCGGTTGAAATTACTGGTATCAATGATGTACCACAAGCTGGTGACCGTTTCGTAGTATTTAAAGATGAAAAACAAGCACGTCGTATCGGTGAAGCACGTCGTGAAACAAACGTTTTACAACAAAGACAAGAGAGTAAAAATGTTTCTCTAGATAACTTATTCGAGCAAATGAAACAAGGTGAAATGAAAGACCTTAATGTTATCATTAAAGGTGACGTGCAAGGTTCAGTAGAAGCTTTAGCCGCTTCATTAATGAAGATTGATGTTGAAGGTGTAAACGTACGTATCATTCATACTGCTGTCGGTGCAGTTAACGAATCAGACGTTACATTAGCAAATGCTTCTAATGGTATTATCATTGGATTTAATGTGCGTCCAGATGCAGGTGCTAAACGCGCTGCAGAACAAGAAGGTGTAGATATGCGCTTACACCGTGTTATCTATAACGTAATCGAAGAAATTGAAACGGCAATGAAAGGTATGCTTGATCCAGAATATGAAGAACAAGTCATTGGACAAGCTGAAGTACGTCAAACATTTAAAGTTTCTAAAGTCGGTACAATCGCTGGTAGTTACGTGACTGATGGTAAGATTACAAGAAATGCTGGTGTTCGAGTAATCCGCGATGGCATTGTACAATTCGAAGGCGAACTTGATACATTAAAACGTTACAAAGATGATGCTAAAGAAGTTGCTCAAGGTTATGAATGTGGTATTACAATTGAAAAATACAATGACCTTAAAGAAGGCGACATTATTGAAGCATTTGAAATGGTTGAAATTAAAAGATAAGATAGTAGCTTATCAATTATAGTCATTGAAAACCATGATTTTCACAATCTAGCTGAAAATCATGGTTTTCGTTTTTCAAAAATGAAATTAATGCTACGTTCAATCAAATATTGTTACAAAAAATGTATGAATCAATACAATTAAGAACTATAATACGACAGTTAGGAATTGGACGGTATATTTTATTTGTATTTATTTCATTTTCGAATTGTATCAAAACACTTAAGAAATAAAATAATGCCTAAGTGTTGAAATTGAAAATATTTTGTATTAATGTTTCAAACAACGCATATAGCATGTATATAAAACTATTATCGTTGACGTCTTTAAATACAATGTCTTATAATTCGTATGGTGTGTATAAGAAGAAATTTGAAAGAGATACGAAAAAGGAAGAGGTGAATAACAATGAATATGAGAGCAGAACGTGTTGGAGAACAAATGAAACAAGAAATCATGGATATTGCAAATAACAAAGTTAAAGATCCACGTATTGGATTTCTCACAATTACTGATGTTAAAGTAACGAATGATTTGTCTATGGCAACTGTATATTTAACAGTCCTTGGAGACGAGAAACAAGTTGATGATACGTTTAAAGGATTAGAAAAAGCAACTGGTTATATAAAATCAGAATTAGGTTCACGTATGAGATTACGTGTAGTACCGGAATTATACTTTGAATATGATGAGTCCATCGATTACGGTAATAAAATTGAAAAACTTATCCAAGATTTACACAAAAAAGATCAATAATTTATTAAAAGCTGGAACATAAACGATGAGATTTTATGTTTCGGCTTTTTCGTTATGTCATATCATTCGTCATCATGATAAGATATTAATTAAATAACAAAAATGATAGGTGGCATCATAGCAATGTACAATGGCATTTTACCAGTATATAAAGACAGAGGCTTTACAAGTCATGATATTGTGTTTAAATTACGCAAGATTTTAAAATTAAAAAAGATAGGCCACACAGGTACTTTAGATCCCGAAGTGGCAGGCGTCCTACCGATATGTATAGGGAAAGCAACCAAGGTCAGTGACTACATTATGGAGATGGGTAAAACCTATCGTGCCACAGTGACGTTAGGGTTAAGTACGACGACAGAAGATCAAACAGGTGAAGTGTTGGAACGTCAATCTGTTACCTCTAACCATTTAACCGCCTCCCATGTAGATCAAATACTTAAGCAATTCAAAGGGACGATTAAGCAAATTCCTCCGTATTATTCTGCAGTAAAAGTAAACGGCAAAAAACTATACGAATACGCTCGTAATAATGAGACAGTAGAGCGTCCAGAACGAGAAGTGGACATTTATCAAATTGAACGTACTTCTGATCTTCGTTTCG comes from the Staphylococcus hsinchuensis genome and includes:
- the infB gene encoding translation initiation factor IF-2 codes for the protein MSKKRIYEYAKELNLKSKEIIDELKKMDVEVSNHMQALEDDQIKALDKKYKSNEQKSSEQPSKQNNQNKQQANSNKPKQKGNQNKKNNKQNNKNNKKNNKNNKGNKPQESEEPKEMPSKITYQEGITVGELSEKLNVDSSEIIKKLFMLGIMANINQSLDEESLELIVDDYGVEMEKEVVVDEQDLSVYFDDEDDEENTVERPAVVTIMGHVDHGKTTLLDSIRHTKVTAGEAGGITQHIGAYQIENDGKKITFLDTPGHAAFTTMRARGAQVTDITILVVAADDGVMPQTIEAINHAKEADVPTIVAVNKIDKPTSNPDRVMQELTEHGLIPEDWGGDTIFVPLSALSGEGIDDLLEMIVLTSEISELKANPSKHAVGTVIEAELDKSRGPAASLLVQNGTLNVGDSLVVGNTYGRIRAMVNDLGQRIKSAGPSTPVEITGINDVPQAGDRFVVFKDEKQARRIGEARRETNVLQQRQESKNVSLDNLFEQMKQGEMKDLNVIIKGDVQGSVEALAASLMKIDVEGVNVRIIHTAVGAVNESDVTLANASNGIIIGFNVRPDAGAKRAAEQEGVDMRLHRVIYNVIEEIETAMKGMLDPEYEEQVIGQAEVRQTFKVSKVGTIAGSYVTDGKITRNAGVRVIRDGIVQFEGELDTLKRYKDDAKEVAQGYECGITIEKYNDLKEGDIIEAFEMVEIKR
- the rbfA gene encoding 30S ribosome-binding factor RbfA, with product MNMRAERVGEQMKQEIMDIANNKVKDPRIGFLTITDVKVTNDLSMATVYLTVLGDEKQVDDTFKGLEKATGYIKSELGSRMRLRVVPELYFEYDESIDYGNKIEKLIQDLHKKDQ
- a CDS encoding L7Ae/L30e/S12e/Gadd45 family ribosomal protein — its product is MNKFQIVNFLGLAMRARKVKTGQSVILNDLKKNKLKLVIIATDASVNSTKTITDKCESYGVPLRVFGTRIELGQALGKEERVNIGITDDGFSKKLISMIDEYRKE
- the truB gene encoding tRNA pseudouridine(55) synthase TruB, with the protein product MYNGILPVYKDRGFTSHDIVFKLRKILKLKKIGHTGTLDPEVAGVLPICIGKATKVSDYIMEMGKTYRATVTLGLSTTTEDQTGEVLERQSVTSNHLTASHVDQILKQFKGTIKQIPPYYSAVKVNGKKLYEYARNNETVERPEREVDIYQIERTSDLRFEDNLCHFDIIVECGKGTYIRTLATDIGRALTLPAHMSQLTRTSSGGFQIDESLTLEDVGRLHEQGSLHQKLFPIEYGLKGLTHIFVDNETMKFKIQHGQKFNKTDFDINITTDVVMVDQQTKQVYAIYEPHPEKNNEIKPKKVFN